One Streptosporangium sp. NBC_01495 DNA window includes the following coding sequences:
- a CDS encoding LLM class flavin-dependent oxidoreductase encodes MNVGLGLPISDPLSLLSWARRADAGPFTTLGLLDRLVYANPEPLVTLAAIAGATSRIRVQTEVLLGPLRQSALLAKQTATLDRVSDGRFTLGVGIGARQDDYLAAGIDVRRRGRRLDRQLTTLRRVWSGEPYSEEVGPIGPAPVQEGGPEILIGAFAPAALERVARWGDGYLCAAPAALADRLMRDVERFWSEAGRHGRPRMVAQVNVALGPEDTVQDAKETITSYYGFLGDTTRVVENMLTTPERIRDAITAFADLGADEVILYCWARDADQIDRLADVAV; translated from the coding sequence ATGAACGTAGGTCTTGGCCTGCCCATCAGTGATCCGTTGTCGCTGCTCTCCTGGGCCAGGCGCGCGGACGCCGGCCCCTTCACCACCCTCGGCCTGCTCGACCGTCTCGTCTACGCGAACCCCGAGCCCCTGGTCACGCTGGCGGCCATCGCGGGCGCCACCTCGCGGATCCGCGTACAGACCGAGGTGCTGCTCGGTCCCCTTCGCCAGTCGGCGCTGCTCGCCAAGCAGACCGCGACCCTGGACCGCGTGTCCGACGGCCGTTTCACCCTCGGCGTCGGGATCGGCGCCCGCCAGGACGACTACCTCGCCGCGGGGATCGACGTCCGCCGTCGCGGGCGCAGGCTCGACAGGCAGCTGACGACGCTACGGCGCGTCTGGTCCGGTGAGCCCTACAGCGAGGAGGTCGGCCCGATCGGCCCGGCCCCCGTCCAGGAGGGCGGCCCGGAGATCCTGATCGGGGCATTCGCGCCCGCCGCCCTGGAACGCGTCGCCCGATGGGGGGACGGGTATCTGTGCGCCGCGCCCGCCGCCCTGGCCGACCGGCTCATGCGCGACGTCGAGAGGTTCTGGAGCGAGGCGGGACGGCATGGACGGCCTCGGATGGTCGCGCAGGTCAACGTGGCCCTCGGCCCCGAGGACACCGTCCAGGACGCCAAGGAGACGATCACCTCCTACTACGGCTTCCTGGGTGACACCACCCGGGTCGTGGAGAACATGCTCACCACGCCGGAGCGGATCCGTGACGCGATCACCGCGTTCGCGGACCTCGGCGCCGACGAGGTGATTCTCTACTGCTGGGCCCGTGACGCCGACCAGATCGACCGCCTCGCCGACGTGGCGGTCTGA
- a CDS encoding ThuA domain-containing protein, which translates to MSPPSQPRSRPFTTEPPAARTGVRNLVRRGMATVVAAMVGAAMFVPTAAQAADPAYQVLVFSKTAGFRHDSIPAGLQAIRDLGAANNFTVTATEDAAAFTTANLTRFKAVVFLSTTGDVLNGTQQTAFESYVNGGGGYVGIHAAADTEYDWPYYGNLVGAWFKGHPAPQQATVRTEDRAHAATAHLGANWSRSDEWYNYRTNPRNSARVLQNLNEGSYSGGDMGDHPITWCRPMTSGRSFYTGLGHTASSYTEPGFRSLLLGGIRYAAGMAKADCRPETGYTTLYNGSTTGWTQSGPGSFTNTDATLTSTGGMGVLWYSAKKYFSYSLKLDWRVAGDDNSGVFVGMSASDPMNTSKGYEVQIDATDAPDRTTGSVYAVKSADIAARDAALNPPGAWNTYELLVQGERLQVFLNGVRINDFTNTDPARSIREGHIGIQNHGTGDDVSFRNVRIKELGGTGPITTTAEAESYTSNSGVQVADHGPASGGRTAGFIENGDWVGYSSISTAGATAFGARISSAGSGGTIQVRSGSATGTLLGSVTVPNTGGWETFQNVSTPLTGSASGPLFLSFTGGGGFLFDVDTLTLTR; encoded by the coding sequence ATGTCACCACCTTCCCAGCCCCGGAGCAGGCCGTTCACCACGGAGCCGCCCGCCGCGAGGACAGGCGTACGGAACCTCGTCCGGCGCGGCATGGCGACCGTCGTGGCCGCGATGGTCGGCGCGGCCATGTTCGTTCCCACGGCGGCCCAGGCCGCCGACCCCGCCTACCAGGTGCTGGTCTTCTCCAAGACGGCCGGCTTCCGGCACGACTCGATCCCCGCGGGCCTCCAGGCGATCCGCGACCTGGGCGCGGCCAACAACTTCACCGTCACCGCCACCGAGGACGCCGCGGCCTTCACCACGGCCAACCTGACGCGTTTCAAGGCGGTGGTGTTCCTCAGCACCACCGGTGACGTGCTCAACGGCACCCAGCAGACCGCCTTCGAGTCCTACGTCAACGGGGGCGGCGGCTACGTCGGCATCCACGCCGCCGCCGACACCGAGTACGACTGGCCGTACTACGGCAACCTGGTGGGCGCCTGGTTCAAGGGACATCCCGCGCCCCAGCAGGCGACGGTCAGGACCGAGGACCGCGCGCACGCGGCCACCGCCCACCTGGGTGCGAACTGGTCGAGAAGTGACGAGTGGTACAACTACCGCACCAACCCGCGCAACAGCGCGCGAGTGCTGCAGAACCTCAACGAGGGCAGCTACAGCGGCGGCGACATGGGCGACCACCCGATCACCTGGTGCCGTCCGATGACGTCGGGCCGCTCGTTCTACACCGGGCTCGGGCACACGGCGAGTTCCTACACCGAGCCGGGCTTCCGGTCGCTGCTGCTCGGCGGCATCCGGTACGCGGCCGGGATGGCCAAGGCCGACTGCCGCCCGGAGACCGGCTACACGACCCTGTACAACGGCTCGACCACCGGCTGGACGCAGAGCGGTCCCGGCAGCTTCACCAACACCGACGCCACCCTCACCTCCACCGGGGGCATGGGCGTGCTGTGGTACTCGGCGAAGAAGTACTTCTCCTACTCGCTGAAGCTGGACTGGAGGGTCGCCGGGGACGACAACTCGGGCGTCTTCGTGGGCATGTCGGCCTCCGACCCCATGAACACCTCCAAGGGGTACGAGGTCCAGATCGACGCCACCGACGCCCCGGACCGCACCACCGGGTCCGTCTACGCGGTCAAGTCCGCCGACATCGCCGCCCGTGACGCGGCCCTGAACCCGCCGGGCGCGTGGAACACCTACGAGCTCCTCGTCCAGGGTGAGCGCCTGCAGGTCTTCCTCAACGGCGTCAGGATCAACGACTTCACCAACACCGACCCGGCCCGCAGCATCCGCGAGGGGCACATCGGCATCCAGAACCACGGCACGGGTGACGACGTCTCCTTCCGCAACGTCCGGATCAAGGAGCTGGGCGGCACCGGCCCGATCACGACCACGGCCGAGGCGGAGTCCTACACCTCGAACTCGGGCGTGCAGGTCGCCGACCACGGCCCGGCCAGTGGCGGCAGGACCGCCGGGTTCATCGAGAACGGCGACTGGGTCGGCTACTCGTCGATCAGCACGGCGGGCGCCACCGCCTTCGGCGCCCGCATCTCCTCCGCCGGGTCCGGCGGCACCATCCAGGTCCGCTCGGGATCGGCCACCGGGACCCTCCTGGGCTCGGTCACCGTACCGAACACCGGGGGCTGGGAGACCTTCCAGAACGTCTCCACTCCCCTGACCGGATCGGCTTCGGGACCGCTGTTCCTCAGCTTCACCGGAGGCGGCGGATTCCTGTTCGACGTCGACACCCTCACCCTCACCAGGTGA
- a CDS encoding PhzF family phenazine biosynthesis protein, whose amino-acid sequence MPRPFQQIDVFTTTLYRGNPLAVVLDAEGLTTERMREFARWTNLSETTFVLPPSVPGADYRVRIFTPGGELPFAGHPTLGTCHAWLSAGGTPGDPDVVVQECGAGLVPVRRTGDGLAFAAPPLLRSGPVEEPVVERVARMLGIGRAEILDAEWADNGPGWVAVLLASADEVLALRPGLVDLDVGVVGPYPPGSPEAFEVRAFFPKDGATAEDPVTGSLNASLAQWLLRTGRAETPYVASQGTVLGRTGRAHVSRDPDGTVWVGGGTVTCVTGEVEL is encoded by the coding sequence GTGCCGCGCCCCTTTCAGCAGATCGACGTGTTCACCACTACCCTGTATCGGGGCAATCCCCTCGCCGTCGTGCTCGACGCGGAAGGGCTGACCACCGAGCGAATGCGCGAGTTCGCGCGCTGGACGAACCTGTCGGAGACCACCTTCGTGCTGCCGCCGAGCGTTCCGGGCGCGGACTACCGGGTGCGGATCTTCACGCCGGGCGGGGAACTCCCCTTCGCCGGGCACCCGACGCTGGGCACGTGTCACGCCTGGCTGTCGGCGGGCGGGACGCCGGGCGATCCCGATGTGGTCGTCCAGGAGTGCGGGGCCGGGCTGGTGCCGGTGCGCCGGACCGGAGACGGACTGGCCTTCGCCGCGCCGCCGCTGCTGCGCTCGGGGCCGGTCGAGGAGCCGGTGGTGGAGCGCGTCGCGCGGATGCTGGGCATCGGCCGCGCGGAGATCCTGGACGCCGAGTGGGCCGACAACGGGCCCGGCTGGGTGGCCGTCCTGCTGGCGAGCGCGGACGAGGTGCTCGCGCTGCGGCCGGGACTCGTCGATCTCGACGTGGGTGTGGTGGGCCCTTACCCGCCGGGGTCGCCGGAGGCGTTCGAGGTGCGGGCGTTCTTCCCCAAGGACGGCGCCACTGCCGAGGATCCGGTGACGGGGAGCCTCAACGCCTCGCTCGCGCAGTGGCTGCTGCGCACGGGCCGCGCCGAGACGCCGTACGTGGCGAGCCAGGGAACCGTGCTCGGGCGCACCGGGCGCGCTCACGTCTCCCGCGACCCCGACGGGACGGTCTGGGTCGGCGGCGGCACCGTCACCTGCGTCACGGGCGAGGTGGAGCTGTAG
- a CDS encoding metallophosphoesterase family protein, protein MNVVVLSDTHAPRRWKSCPPAVAEHLRGADLILHAGDICVAGVLDELAAYAPVRAVKGNNDGPDVVAPETLELDLGGLRVAMIHDSVAARGRLARMRRRFPGAGLVVFGHSHIPLDHGGDGFRIFNPGSPTDRRRQPHGTLGTLRVEEGRLVEARIVAVT, encoded by the coding sequence ATGAACGTGGTGGTGCTGTCCGACACCCACGCGCCCCGGCGGTGGAAGTCGTGCCCGCCGGCCGTGGCCGAGCACCTGCGGGGCGCGGACCTGATCCTGCACGCGGGTGACATCTGTGTCGCCGGGGTGCTGGACGAGCTCGCCGCCTACGCCCCGGTGCGCGCGGTCAAGGGCAACAACGACGGGCCGGACGTGGTGGCCCCCGAGACGCTGGAGCTGGATCTCGGCGGGCTGCGGGTGGCGATGATCCACGACAGCGTGGCGGCGCGGGGGCGGCTCGCCCGGATGCGGCGCCGCTTTCCCGGGGCCGGCCTGGTGGTGTTCGGGCACTCCCACATACCGCTGGACCACGGCGGCGACGGGTTCCGCATCTTCAACCCAGGATCGCCCACCGACCGCCGTCGCCAGCCGCACGGCACCCTGGGCACCTTGCGCGTCGAGGAGGGCCGCCTCGTCGAGGCACGGATCGTCGCCGTCACCTGA
- a CDS encoding helix-turn-helix transcriptional regulator, with the protein MRADRLVATLLLMQARGRVTASELADELEVSVATARRDLEALSTAGIPVYPQPGRGGGWSLLGGSRTDLSGLTASEAQALFLLVGPAASVVPEVKSALRKLVRALPGTFRADAEAAADAVVIDPARWGERGRKRPGLVKLLQTATVGRRKVRLVYANRARERTRPLVDPWGLVDKDDVWYLLAGTEDGRRTFRVDRVVEAVVTDIPAERPAGFDLSRAWEQVVDEVERRRSHVSATVLIGADLLPVLRAQFGRQCAVEGPAGDGRVRARVAAPTALTIAEQLAGWGAIVEVEEPASVRAELARLGSELTERYRT; encoded by the coding sequence ATGCGCGCCGACCGTCTCGTGGCCACCCTGTTGCTGATGCAGGCTCGCGGCCGGGTGACCGCGTCCGAGCTGGCCGATGAGCTAGAGGTGTCCGTGGCCACCGCCCGCCGCGATCTCGAAGCGCTGTCCACCGCGGGCATCCCGGTCTACCCTCAACCGGGCCGGGGTGGCGGGTGGTCGCTGCTGGGCGGTTCCCGGACCGACCTCAGCGGGCTCACGGCATCCGAGGCCCAGGCGCTGTTCCTCCTGGTCGGTCCGGCGGCCTCCGTCGTCCCCGAGGTCAAGTCGGCGCTGCGCAAGCTCGTACGGGCGCTGCCCGGCACCTTCCGGGCCGACGCCGAGGCCGCGGCCGACGCCGTCGTGATCGACCCGGCGCGCTGGGGCGAGCGCGGCCGGAAGCGCCCCGGCCTGGTCAAGCTCCTGCAGACCGCGACCGTCGGCCGTCGCAAGGTCCGCCTGGTGTACGCCAACCGGGCTCGCGAGCGGACGAGGCCGCTCGTCGATCCGTGGGGCCTGGTCGACAAGGACGACGTCTGGTATCTCCTGGCCGGCACCGAGGACGGCCGGCGGACGTTCCGGGTCGACCGCGTCGTCGAGGCCGTCGTGACGGACATCCCCGCCGAGCGGCCCGCCGGCTTCGATCTGTCGCGGGCGTGGGAGCAGGTCGTCGACGAGGTGGAGCGGCGGCGCTCGCACGTCTCGGCGACGGTGCTCATCGGCGCCGATCTGCTGCCGGTCCTGCGCGCCCAGTTCGGCCGCCAGTGCGCCGTCGAGGGCCCGGCCGGCGACGGGCGCGTCCGCGCCCGGGTGGCGGCGCCGACGGCGCTGACGATCGCCGAGCAGCTCGCCGGTTGGGGCGCCATTGTCGAGGTCGAGGAACCGGCCTCGGTCCGTGCCGAGCTCGCACGGCTCGGCTCGGAACTCACCGAGCGCTACAGGACGTGA
- a CDS encoding VOC family protein, whose protein sequence is MLRGLTTVTFHTDDLGAARRWYAELLGIEPYLDRPPYMEFRIGDYQHELGFLDSRYRRELGGHDATSAGAAGAVVYWHVDDVPAVLDRLLTMGAKEHEPPRDFGEGFIGASVVDPFGNVLGIMYNPHYLEILASTGKSRPA, encoded by the coding sequence ATGTTGCGAGGACTCACCACCGTCACGTTCCACACGGACGACCTGGGGGCCGCCAGGCGGTGGTACGCCGAACTGCTGGGCATCGAGCCGTATCTCGACCGGCCCCCGTACATGGAGTTCCGTATCGGTGACTACCAGCACGAACTGGGCTTCCTCGACAGCAGGTACCGCAGGGAGCTCGGCGGGCACGACGCCACGTCGGCCGGTGCGGCCGGTGCCGTCGTCTACTGGCACGTCGACGACGTGCCCGCGGTCCTCGACCGGTTGCTGACCATGGGCGCGAAGGAGCACGAGCCGCCCCGGGACTTCGGCGAGGGATTCATCGGGGCCTCGGTGGTCGACCCCTTCGGGAACGTCCTGGGCATCATGTACAACCCGCACTACCTGGAGATCCTCGCCTCCACCGGGAAGAGCCGGCCCGCGTAG
- a CDS encoding DUF2306 domain-containing protein produces the protein MTENDTGTPAALGRRRKPWWQRPWIVPLALVTVIFLGLSVPPYMTLDPALARFEPRADIPWHYPVLVVHIFAGTLAMVAVCLQVWPWLRRRHPRVHRWSGRAYVMIGVPFVGIASLFIAPLSRAGFSVAVANTLWGILWLSFTLIGYRMVRRRRYAEHREWMLRSFAMIFAIITNRVWAIICVMAVMPQLETTYGGDENMLMLAAAPAANFLSWMVNLLFVEWWIQYRRRGGERPGRRAARAA, from the coding sequence ATGACGGAGAATGACACGGGCACGCCCGCGGCGCTTGGAAGGCGGCGCAAGCCCTGGTGGCAGCGGCCTTGGATCGTCCCGCTCGCCCTGGTGACGGTGATATTCCTTGGTCTGTCGGTGCCGCCGTACATGACGTTGGATCCGGCCCTCGCCCGCTTCGAGCCCCGGGCGGACATCCCCTGGCACTACCCGGTGCTGGTCGTGCACATCTTCGCCGGGACGCTGGCGATGGTGGCGGTGTGCCTGCAGGTATGGCCGTGGCTGCGCCGGCGCCATCCCCGCGTCCACCGTTGGAGCGGGCGGGCGTACGTGATGATCGGGGTGCCCTTCGTGGGCATCGCCTCGCTGTTCATCGCACCGCTCAGCCGTGCCGGCTTCTCCGTCGCGGTCGCCAACACCCTGTGGGGGATCCTGTGGCTGTCCTTCACCCTCATCGGGTACCGGATGGTACGGCGGCGCCGCTACGCCGAGCACCGCGAGTGGATGCTGCGCAGCTTTGCGATGATCTTCGCCATCATCACCAACCGGGTGTGGGCGATCATCTGCGTCATGGCCGTGATGCCCCAGTTGGAGACGACGTACGGCGGCGACGAGAACATGTTGATGCTGGCCGCCGCTCCCGCGGCCAATTTCCTGAGTTGGATGGTCAACCTCCTCTTCGTCGAGTGGTGGATCCAGTACCGCAGGCGCGGCGGCGAGAGGCCGGGACGCCGGGCCGCGCGAGCGGCCTGA
- a CDS encoding ATP-binding protein has translation MIVGRQSEQATLSQLLADAGARRGQALVMRGEAGIGKTTLLEHAAGEAELTRNMRVLRCSGVESEVELAFSGLHQLLRPVLGHLPALPGAQAEALRGALGVTDSAATELLVSAGVVSLLAEVARERPLLVAADDMQWLDRATAAALVFAARRLGTEPVAILFTARDPERSVVDTSDLPELWLHGLPPPDAARLLAECGWDLPSRARDSVLAVTGGNPLALTELAALDDRDRLPADIALTGNAPVGDRLRAAFRRRIDTLPAEVRELLVVAAAEETGSTETVLGAAGRLGLPADALGIAEREGLIRISGTRIRFRHPLVRSAAYADASFERRSSAHRAIAAELTACAELDRAAWHRAVAATAPDEKLATALERSADAARRRGGEAAAASVLRRAALLSETAESRRDRTMAAAIVALDSGRPDLARELAEEVLAEPVPEVTLTHLIGNIELYSGDPAVAYVHLLRCAELLGATDPEEAAWVLTKAANAAFHAGDLEATQEVSRRIAALDCSAATHTAGRGLTEWGLLTGQELWELPAALARTHPQAGERPWIWATVIGWLGSDQHQARRLARETERRLHASGATAHLTELYYYQATIEYRLGQWHDGVAYAEEGLRFAHETGQRSRVANHLALLAQFAAARGASEDCRRYAGQALEIALPMRERCAAGVATAALGLLALGERKPQEAWAHLTRLITPGSPYAHPHTVMTVVTDVVEAAVLAGQAKLVLGLLEGIERWVEAAPTPMGSAGVHYCRALLAGIDDSAAEMHFERALAVQGVAERPFFQGRINLFYGVWLRRNRRRVEAQIPLRAALEAFERIGTELWARRAHTELRVAGAGAGVRRTGSMVRLLSAQELEVARLAAGGLTNREIGERLVLSPRTVGSHLYRLFPKLGISTRSQLRNLDLG, from the coding sequence GTGATAGTCGGACGGCAGTCGGAGCAGGCCACCCTTTCCCAGTTGCTGGCCGACGCGGGCGCCCGCCGGGGGCAGGCCCTGGTGATGCGCGGAGAAGCCGGGATCGGCAAGACCACCCTGCTCGAACACGCGGCGGGGGAGGCGGAACTGACCCGGAACATGCGGGTGCTGCGCTGCTCCGGTGTGGAGTCCGAGGTGGAGCTGGCGTTCAGCGGGCTGCACCAGCTGCTGCGTCCGGTGCTCGGCCACCTCCCCGCGCTCCCCGGCGCCCAGGCGGAGGCGCTACGGGGAGCGCTCGGCGTCACCGACTCGGCGGCGACGGAACTACTGGTGTCGGCGGGAGTGGTGTCACTGCTCGCCGAGGTCGCGAGGGAGCGTCCGCTGCTGGTCGCCGCCGACGACATGCAGTGGCTCGATCGGGCCACGGCGGCGGCGCTGGTGTTCGCGGCGCGCCGGCTGGGAACGGAGCCGGTCGCGATACTGTTCACCGCCCGCGATCCCGAGCGCTCCGTGGTGGACACCAGCGACCTGCCCGAGCTGTGGCTGCACGGGCTTCCGCCACCGGACGCGGCGCGCCTGCTGGCCGAGTGCGGGTGGGACCTGCCCAGCCGTGCTCGCGATTCGGTGCTCGCGGTGACCGGCGGAAACCCCCTCGCCCTGACCGAACTCGCCGCGCTCGACGATCGGGACCGGTTGCCCGCGGACATCGCCCTGACCGGTAACGCCCCGGTCGGCGACCGGCTCCGCGCGGCGTTCAGGCGCAGGATCGACACCCTCCCGGCCGAGGTACGGGAGCTGCTGGTGGTCGCGGCGGCCGAGGAGACGGGGAGCACCGAGACGGTGCTGGGCGCCGCCGGCCGCCTCGGCCTGCCCGCCGACGCGCTCGGGATCGCCGAACGGGAGGGACTCATCCGGATCTCCGGTACCCGGATCCGGTTTCGCCACCCCCTTGTCCGCTCCGCCGCGTACGCGGACGCGTCGTTCGAACGACGGAGTTCCGCGCACCGGGCCATCGCCGCCGAGCTGACCGCCTGCGCCGAACTCGATCGGGCGGCGTGGCACCGTGCGGTGGCCGCGACCGCGCCCGACGAGAAGCTGGCCACGGCCCTGGAGCGCAGCGCCGACGCGGCCCGGCGCCGGGGTGGCGAGGCGGCCGCGGCGTCGGTGCTGCGGCGGGCGGCCCTGCTCAGTGAGACCGCCGAGAGCCGCCGGGACCGTACGATGGCCGCGGCCATCGTCGCCCTGGACTCCGGCCGGCCCGACCTGGCCCGGGAGCTGGCGGAGGAGGTGCTCGCCGAACCCGTGCCCGAGGTGACGCTGACCCATTTGATCGGCAACATCGAGCTCTACTCCGGTGACCCCGCCGTGGCCTATGTCCACCTGCTGCGATGCGCGGAACTGCTCGGCGCGACCGATCCCGAGGAGGCGGCCTGGGTCCTCACCAAGGCCGCGAACGCGGCCTTCCACGCGGGAGACCTGGAGGCGACCCAGGAGGTCTCGCGGCGAATCGCCGCCCTGGACTGCTCCGCCGCGACGCATACGGCCGGCCGGGGTTTGACCGAATGGGGCCTGCTCACCGGGCAGGAACTGTGGGAGCTGCCCGCCGCCCTCGCGCGAACCCACCCCCAGGCGGGCGAGCGTCCCTGGATATGGGCGACGGTGATCGGCTGGCTGGGGTCCGACCAGCACCAGGCCCGGCGACTCGCCCGGGAGACGGAGCGGCGGCTGCACGCGAGCGGGGCGACCGCGCACCTGACCGAGCTGTACTACTACCAGGCCACCATCGAGTACCGGCTCGGCCAGTGGCACGACGGGGTCGCGTACGCGGAAGAGGGACTGAGGTTCGCCCACGAGACGGGCCAGCGTTCGAGAGTCGCCAACCACCTGGCACTGCTGGCCCAGTTCGCGGCGGCCCGAGGCGCGAGCGAGGACTGCAGGCGCTACGCCGGGCAGGCCCTGGAGATCGCGCTGCCCATGCGCGAGCGCTGCGCCGCCGGCGTGGCGACGGCCGCGCTGGGCCTGCTCGCGCTGGGGGAGAGGAAACCACAGGAGGCGTGGGCGCATCTGACCCGGCTGATCACTCCGGGATCACCCTACGCGCACCCGCACACCGTCATGACGGTGGTCACGGACGTCGTCGAGGCGGCGGTGCTCGCGGGACAGGCGAAACTCGTCCTCGGTTTGCTGGAAGGCATCGAGAGATGGGTGGAGGCCGCTCCCACACCTATGGGAAGCGCGGGCGTGCACTACTGCCGCGCGCTGTTGGCCGGGATCGACGACAGCGCCGCCGAGATGCACTTTGAGCGCGCGCTGGCCGTACAGGGCGTCGCGGAACGCCCGTTCTTCCAGGGGCGCATCAACCTTTTTTACGGTGTGTGGCTGCGCCGCAACCGGCGTCGAGTCGAGGCTCAGATCCCGTTGCGCGCCGCTCTGGAGGCGTTCGAGCGCATCGGGACCGAGCTCTGGGCGCGGCGGGCCCACACCGAGCTACGCGTCGCAGGGGCAGGGGCAGGCGTACGCCGGACCGGCTCGATGGTGAGGCTGCTCAGCGCGCAGGAACTCGAGGTGGCTCGGCTCGCGGCCGGCGGCCTGACCAACCGGGAGATCGGCGAACGGCTGGTGCTGAGCCCGCGTACGGTCGGCTCCCACCTGTACCGGCTGTTCCCGAAGCTGGGCATCTCCACCCGCTCCCAGCTGCGCAACCTCGATCTCGGTTAG
- a CDS encoding zinc-dependent alcohol dehydrogenase — protein sequence MRAFVVTGPRRFAVLDVEPPVPGPGQVVVDVERAGVCGTDMEFFSGEMAYLEESHARYPMRLGHEWCGTVSSVGEGVDGGWIGTRVTGDTMLGCGRCRRCLGGLQHVCEDRFEIGIRGGWPGALAERLPVPVTALHALPDAVDAVAGAMVEPGGNALRAVEAAALAPGDRLLVLGPGTIGLLAARFALAHGAEVHIMGLSEPSLEFARTLGVHGAWTSDRLPDLPFDAVIDASNAPGLPSLAVDLVEPGRRVVYIGLAPSPSAVDTRVLVLKDVTAVGVLSASPGLAGAIEHYASGSVDPRPLVAAVVGLDEVGEILSGSRPAGSGPGPKIHVDPRA from the coding sequence GTGAGAGCGTTCGTCGTGACCGGGCCTCGCCGCTTCGCCGTGCTGGACGTCGAGCCGCCGGTTCCCGGCCCCGGGCAGGTCGTGGTCGACGTGGAGCGGGCCGGGGTGTGCGGCACCGACATGGAGTTCTTCAGCGGCGAGATGGCCTATCTCGAGGAGAGTCACGCCCGTTATCCCATGCGGCTCGGCCACGAGTGGTGCGGGACGGTCTCCTCCGTCGGCGAGGGCGTCGACGGAGGCTGGATCGGCACCCGCGTCACGGGTGACACCATGCTCGGCTGCGGCAGGTGCCGCCGCTGCCTGGGCGGGCTGCAGCACGTGTGCGAGGACCGCTTCGAGATCGGCATCCGGGGCGGGTGGCCCGGCGCCCTCGCCGAACGGCTTCCCGTGCCGGTCACGGCGCTGCACGCCCTGCCGGACGCGGTCGACGCGGTGGCCGGGGCGATGGTCGAGCCGGGCGGCAACGCGCTGCGGGCCGTCGAGGCCGCGGCCCTCGCCCCCGGCGACCGGCTGCTGGTGCTGGGACCGGGGACGATCGGCCTGCTCGCCGCCCGGTTCGCCCTGGCGCACGGGGCGGAGGTGCACATCATGGGCCTGTCGGAGCCGTCGCTGGAGTTCGCCCGCACCCTCGGGGTGCACGGGGCGTGGACCTCCGACCGGCTTCCCGATCTCCCGTTCGACGCCGTCATCGACGCCTCCAACGCCCCCGGCCTGCCCTCCCTCGCCGTCGACCTGGTGGAGCCTGGCAGGCGGGTGGTCTACATCGGCCTGGCGCCGAGCCCCAGCGCCGTCGACACCCGCGTGCTGGTGCTCAAGGACGTCACGGCCGTCGGCGTCCTGAGCGCCTCGCCCGGCCTGGCCGGGGCGATCGAGCACTACGCCTCGGGCTCGGTGGACCCCCGCCCGCTGGTGGCGGCCGTCGTCGGGCTCGACGAGGTGGGCGAGATCCTCTCCGGATCCCGCCCCGCGGGATCCGGTCCCGGCCCCAAGATCCACGTCGATCCCCGGGCCTGA